From one Brevibacterium sp. 'Marine' genomic stretch:
- the ehuB gene encoding ectoine/hydroxyectoine ABC transporter substrate-binding protein EhuB — protein MKLKGLAAATSILALTLTLGACGGSDSDKSTLQKAIDDGKITVGFAGEAPYSFEEGGELQGASVSLAKAVFKELGVDDVEGVNTEFGSLIPGLNADRFDAISAGMSILPDRCEQAAFGDPEFMYTTALMTKEGKLDGMKNLDDVKDKGVKLATMTGAIESDYAKDLGIKTQQVGTPQDGMDAVTTGRADVFALTAISLNWMAKNNADAGVEVSESFVQEIDGVPQVGAGATVFRTDDDELRDEWNKGLDKIISDEDAYLDAVGDYGFTAEERPDGSITTDQLCKGELPTADS, from the coding sequence ATGAAACTCAAAGGACTGGCCGCCGCGACTTCGATCCTCGCGCTGACGCTCACACTGGGTGCCTGCGGCGGAAGCGACTCGGACAAGTCGACTCTGCAGAAGGCCATCGACGACGGAAAGATCACTGTCGGCTTCGCCGGTGAGGCCCCATACAGCTTCGAAGAGGGCGGTGAGCTCCAGGGCGCCTCCGTCTCCCTGGCGAAGGCCGTGTTCAAGGAGCTCGGCGTCGACGACGTCGAAGGCGTCAACACCGAATTCGGATCCCTCATCCCCGGTCTCAACGCCGATCGCTTCGACGCGATCTCGGCCGGTATGTCGATCCTGCCCGACCGCTGCGAGCAGGCCGCCTTCGGCGATCCCGAGTTCATGTACACCACCGCCCTCATGACCAAGGAGGGCAAGCTCGACGGCATGAAGAACCTCGACGACGTCAAGGACAAAGGCGTCAAGCTCGCCACCATGACCGGCGCCATCGAGTCCGACTATGCGAAAGACCTCGGCATCAAGACCCAGCAGGTCGGCACCCCGCAGGACGGCATGGACGCAGTGACCACCGGTCGCGCCGACGTCTTTGCGCTGACCGCCATCTCGCTCAACTGGATGGCGAAGAACAACGCCGATGCCGGTGTCGAAGTCAGCGAATCCTTCGTCCAGGAGATCGACGGGGTCCCGCAGGTCGGTGCCGGCGCCACAGTCTTCCGCACCGATGACGACGAACTCCGCGACGAGTGGAACAAGGGGCTGGACAAGATCATCTCCGACGAGGACGCCTACCTCGACGCTGTCGGCGACTACGGGTTCACGGCCGAGGAGCGCCCCGACGGTTCGATCACGACCGATCAGCTGTGCAAGGGCGAACTTCCCACCGCTGACTCCTGA
- a CDS encoding DUF3515 domain-containing protein, with amino-acid sequence MRSRSASTRRNAQPAHRRRSLTVVALATVLTGLAVTGCSRTVIVEPAEDAANPKCADIMLTLPDEISGQKARTTSSQGTKAWGDPNVAVLRCGVTPPGPTTDQCVSVSGVDWISKPVDDDDSTWRFTSYGRTPAVEVLVNRKAESGNDVLAAISPTLSKIPPEHECVGAEDITD; translated from the coding sequence ATGAGATCTCGCTCTGCTTCGACGCGCCGTAACGCCCAACCCGCGCACCGTCGTCGTTCTCTCACCGTCGTCGCATTGGCCACGGTGCTCACCGGACTCGCAGTCACCGGGTGTTCGCGCACCGTCATCGTCGAACCGGCCGAGGACGCGGCGAATCCGAAGTGTGCCGACATCATGCTCACCCTTCCCGATGAGATCTCTGGTCAGAAGGCTCGCACGACCTCTTCGCAGGGCACGAAGGCGTGGGGAGATCCCAATGTCGCGGTGCTGCGCTGCGGAGTCACTCCTCCCGGCCCGACGACCGATCAGTGCGTGAGCGTGTCCGGGGTCGACTGGATCTCGAAGCCGGTGGACGACGACGATTCGACGTGGAGGTTCACCAGCTACGGTCGCACACCGGCCGTCGAGGTGCTCGTCAACCGCAAGGCCGAGTCCGGCAACGATGTGCTCGCCGCGATCTCACCGACACTGTCGAAGATCCCGCCGGAGCACGAATGCGTCGGCGCGGAGGACATCACCGACTAG
- the ehuC gene encoding ectoine/hydroxyectoine ABC transporter permease subunit EhuC: MNDNITTLLNFLPQLWEGVQTTIILTVLGSIGAVLIALILGLTMTSPSAWLRIPARIIVEFFRGTSLLVQLFWLFYVLPLLGADLDPMACGIGALALNYGAYSAEVVRSSIKTVAPGQWEAAIALSLSPTRRMIRVIFPQAWALMIPSIATLLIQLLKGTAVVSFITLSDLTDKVGQLRQSTGDTMFAFSIGLLIYFVLAWLLQEFMNFLERRATAALGRRRPNSRTDRRDARRAARADAVRRDRLASHAAANEGANHGTGTDPTKGPFSGQGGNL, from the coding sequence ATGAACGACAACATCACGACGTTGCTGAACTTCCTCCCACAGCTGTGGGAGGGAGTTCAGACAACCATCATCCTCACGGTTCTCGGCAGCATCGGGGCCGTGCTCATCGCCCTCATCCTGGGTCTGACGATGACCTCGCCGAGTGCCTGGCTGCGCATCCCGGCGCGCATCATCGTCGAATTCTTCCGCGGCACCTCATTGCTCGTCCAGCTGTTCTGGCTGTTCTACGTGCTGCCGCTCCTCGGCGCCGACCTCGACCCCATGGCCTGTGGCATCGGCGCGCTGGCGCTCAACTACGGAGCCTATTCCGCCGAGGTGGTCCGGTCCTCCATCAAGACCGTGGCCCCCGGGCAGTGGGAAGCCGCGATCGCACTCAGCCTCTCCCCCACCCGCCGGATGATCCGTGTGATCTTCCCGCAGGCCTGGGCGCTCATGATCCCTTCGATCGCAACCCTGCTCATCCAACTCCTCAAGGGCACGGCGGTCGTCTCCTTCATCACTCTCTCCGACCTCACCGACAAGGTCGGCCAGCTGCGCCAGTCGACCGGTGACACGATGTTCGCGTTCTCGATCGGTCTCCTCATCTACTTCGTGCTGGCCTGGCTGCTCCAGGAATTCATGAACTTCCTCGAACGCAGGGCCACAGCTGCGCTGGGTCGCAGGCGCCCGAACTCGCGCACCGATCGTCGCGACGCCAGGCGTGCGGCTCGCGCCGATGCCGTGCGCCGCGACCGGCTCGCCTCGCACGCTGCAGCGAATGAGGGTGCCAACCACGGCACCGGCACGGATCCCACCAAGGGACCCTTCTCCGGTCAGGGAGGCAACCTGTGA
- a CDS encoding GntR family transcriptional regulator: MTNSPTSELPVLRKVVRASTIDLIVDQIRNAIYSGSLEPGQSINEVRTAELLEVSRPSLREALQRLISEGVMTHAPGRGVHVRRMRTADIDDVYAVREAIESQAVKLVIRQGRSTSRIGTALRELEHAIEDNVARTIGDADLNFHHSIVACSGSARLTDLMKVSMVHTRLLSLSDKRGYEVRCDLGDSHRKLAEAVAAGDEPRSLAIVARIMAEAASRLHGPGDGFDARLVRGHDDESPADDQWLRLRERTQ; this comes from the coding sequence GTGACGAATTCTCCTACTTCCGAGCTGCCGGTGCTGCGCAAAGTGGTCCGGGCCTCGACGATCGACCTCATCGTCGACCAGATCCGCAACGCCATCTACTCCGGGTCGCTCGAGCCCGGTCAGTCGATCAACGAAGTGCGCACGGCCGAGCTGCTCGAGGTGTCACGGCCGTCTCTGCGGGAGGCCCTGCAGCGACTCATCAGCGAAGGCGTGATGACCCATGCTCCGGGGCGAGGTGTACATGTGAGGCGGATGCGCACCGCCGATATCGACGATGTCTATGCCGTGCGCGAGGCCATCGAATCGCAGGCGGTCAAGCTCGTCATCAGGCAGGGTCGGTCCACGTCACGGATCGGTACGGCGCTGCGAGAGCTCGAGCACGCCATCGAGGACAACGTCGCGCGCACGATCGGCGACGCCGACCTCAACTTCCACCATTCGATCGTCGCGTGCTCCGGATCGGCGCGGCTGACCGACCTCATGAAGGTCTCGATGGTCCACACCCGGCTGCTGTCGCTGTCCGATAAGCGCGGCTACGAGGTCCGGTGCGATCTCGGCGACAGCCACCGCAAACTCGCCGAGGCGGTCGCCGCCGGTGACGAGCCCCGTTCCCTGGCCATCGTCGCGCGGATCATGGCCGAGGCCGCCTCCCGACTGCACGGGCCCGGTGACGGTTTCGACGCTCGGCTCGTCAGAGGCCACGACGATGAGTCGCCCGCCGACGACCAGTGGCTGCGACTGCGCGAGCGGACGCAGTAG
- the coaD gene encoding pantetheine-phosphate adenylyltransferase — protein MKVVCPGSYDPITMGHLDIIARSSRMFEEVVVAVVHNPSKSGRFDPEVRADLIRRSLTEDERTQGAQNITIDLVSGGLLVDYCTRIGAPAVVKGLRSGTDFAYELPMALMNKHLSELETIFVPGDPKFEHVSSSLIKEVHGGGGDIEGLVPTSVLDALRGDIPGDGAR, from the coding sequence ATGAAGGTCGTCTGCCCCGGTTCCTATGACCCGATCACCATGGGTCATCTCGATATCATCGCCCGCAGCTCTCGGATGTTCGAAGAGGTCGTCGTTGCGGTCGTCCACAATCCTTCGAAGTCCGGTCGCTTCGACCCGGAGGTCCGCGCGGACCTCATCCGTCGATCCCTGACCGAGGACGAACGCACTCAGGGCGCACAGAACATCACGATCGATCTCGTCTCCGGAGGCCTCCTCGTCGACTACTGCACGAGAATCGGCGCCCCCGCCGTCGTCAAAGGCCTGCGCTCGGGCACCGACTTCGCCTACGAACTGCCGATGGCGCTGATGAACAAACACCTGTCCGAGCTCGAGACGATCTTCGTCCCCGGCGACCCGAAGTTCGAACACGTCTCCTCCTCACTCATCAAGGAAGTCCACGGAGGCGGCGGGGACATCGAAGGCCTCGTCCCCACCTCGGTGCTCGACGCCCTGCGGGGAGACATTCCCGGCGACGGCGCTCGCTGA
- the rsmD gene encoding 16S rRNA (guanine(966)-N(2))-methyltransferase RsmD, with translation MRIIAGAHKGARLSSPSGANTRPTSDRVKESLFSMLDGYGVVPAANVLDLFAGSGGLGFEAMSRGAAQVDFVDSSLASIRSLQANADKLGLDHSATVHAGDVLHFLAGLPGPENPESRVFDLVFMDPPYPLGEDAVTQILRRLRTHLDMESIVVVERAARSPEPMMPDGLEVFRAKTFGETAIHFVQLAGEAD, from the coding sequence ATGAGAATCATCGCCGGAGCACACAAGGGCGCCAGACTGTCGTCACCGTCGGGTGCGAACACCCGACCGACGTCCGACCGGGTCAAGGAGTCCCTGTTCTCCATGCTCGACGGCTACGGGGTCGTGCCGGCCGCGAACGTCCTCGACCTCTTCGCCGGTTCCGGAGGGCTGGGCTTCGAAGCGATGTCGCGGGGAGCCGCACAGGTTGACTTCGTCGATTCCTCGCTCGCTTCGATCCGCTCGCTGCAGGCCAATGCGGACAAGCTCGGCCTCGACCACTCCGCGACAGTCCACGCCGGGGACGTGCTCCACTTCCTTGCCGGGCTGCCCGGACCGGAGAATCCGGAGTCGCGGGTCTTCGACCTCGTGTTCATGGACCCGCCCTACCCGTTGGGGGAAGACGCTGTCACGCAGATCCTCAGGCGTCTGCGCACACACCTGGACATGGAGTCCATCGTCGTCGTCGAACGTGCCGCGCGCTCGCCGGAGCCGATGATGCCCGACGGGCTCGAAGTCTTCCGCGCGAAGACCTTCGGCGAGACCGCGATCCACTTCGTCCAGCTCGCCGGCGAGGCGGACTGA
- the ehuD gene encoding ectoine/hydroxyectoine ABC transporter permease subunit EhuD: protein MIWNWEFAAEALPILLRGFVNTLIATVVGTVIAAILGLILAVAIRGLPRWINWLVRLIVAFIRNTPLVVQLLFVYYAFSDIPGLVDIPALVVGFIVIGIHYSTYMSESYRAGIDAVPPGQFEAATALSLPPVRTFTAIVLPQALRATIPSLGNYAVAMFKDTPFLFAISVVELVTAAKEFGGSTFAYTEAFTLAGIIFLAASYPTSLLIQRLDRRLATY, encoded by the coding sequence GTGATCTGGAACTGGGAATTCGCCGCCGAAGCGCTGCCGATCCTGCTGCGCGGGTTCGTCAACACGCTCATCGCCACCGTCGTCGGCACCGTCATCGCCGCGATCCTCGGCCTCATCCTCGCCGTCGCCATCCGCGGACTGCCACGGTGGATCAACTGGCTCGTCCGTCTCATCGTCGCGTTCATCCGCAACACCCCGCTGGTCGTCCAGCTGCTGTTCGTCTACTACGCGTTCTCGGACATCCCGGGGCTCGTCGATATCCCGGCTCTCGTCGTCGGCTTCATCGTCATCGGCATCCACTATTCGACCTACATGTCCGAAAGCTACCGAGCCGGAATCGATGCGGTGCCGCCGGGACAGTTCGAGGCGGCCACCGCCCTGTCGCTGCCGCCGGTGCGCACGTTCACCGCGATCGTGCTCCCGCAGGCGCTGCGGGCAACCATCCCGTCGCTGGGCAACTACGCGGTCGCGATGTTCAAGGACACACCGTTCCTGTTCGCGATCTCCGTCGTCGAGCTCGTCACGGCTGCGAAGGAGTTCGGCGGTTCGACCTTCGCCTACACGGAAGCCTTCACGCTGGCCGGAATCATCTTCCTCGCCGCCAGCTACCCGACCTCACTGCTCATTCAGAGATTGGATCGACGCCTTGCCACCTACTGA
- the thiL gene encoding thiamine-phosphate kinase has product MTRLSELGESHIISRVLTRNPSSTHVIVGPGDDAAVTAPDGRLVSTADMLVENEDFTREWLDWGRLGVKAAAQNLADVCAMGATPHGLLVSLAVPDDTDIACLEALYAALIDEAARAGTALDCTVPIIGGDLSSSSLIVIAITALGTVDEDHEILRSGAQPEDALYLAGTVGRAAAGLDLLFAGARRDTVGPELRSLIETQLAPRPDYAALATIGASAMIDVSDGLSLDLARVATASGVGIDLESALLRDLIDPLLPAAEFVLDARAASGPGDANGTAGTATTAEDLALSWVLDGGEDHGFAASAPSRQDPGVGWRRIGAIRTGDDVSLDGTPVPASGFSHFGK; this is encoded by the coding sequence ATGACCCGACTGTCCGAACTTGGCGAATCACACATCATCTCCCGCGTGCTCACCCGCAATCCCAGCAGCACGCACGTGATCGTCGGACCCGGAGACGATGCGGCCGTGACCGCACCGGACGGTCGGCTCGTCTCGACGGCGGACATGCTCGTGGAGAACGAGGACTTCACCCGTGAGTGGTTGGACTGGGGGCGGCTCGGAGTCAAGGCAGCGGCCCAGAACCTCGCCGACGTCTGCGCCATGGGTGCGACCCCGCACGGACTGCTCGTGTCCCTGGCCGTTCCCGATGACACGGACATCGCCTGCCTCGAGGCCCTGTACGCCGCTCTCATCGACGAAGCGGCACGAGCGGGGACGGCTTTGGACTGCACCGTGCCGATCATCGGCGGGGACCTGTCCTCGTCGAGCCTCATCGTCATCGCCATCACCGCGCTCGGGACGGTGGACGAAGACCACGAGATCCTGCGCTCCGGTGCCCAACCCGAAGACGCGCTCTACCTGGCCGGGACCGTCGGGCGAGCGGCCGCCGGGCTCGACCTGCTCTTCGCCGGAGCGCGACGCGACACCGTCGGACCTGAGCTCCGCTCCCTCATCGAGACCCAACTGGCGCCACGGCCCGACTACGCGGCACTGGCCACGATCGGAGCCTCGGCGATGATCGACGTCTCCGACGGACTCAGCCTCGACCTCGCCCGAGTGGCGACCGCCTCGGGGGTGGGAATCGACCTCGAGTCGGCCCTGCTCCGCGACCTCATCGACCCGCTGCTGCCGGCGGCCGAATTCGTGCTCGACGCCCGAGCGGCGAGTGGGCCAGGCGATGCGAACGGTACGGCCGGTACGGCCACGACGGCGGAGGACCTGGCACTGTCCTGGGTCCTCGACGGGGGAGAAGACCACGGCTTCGCCGCGTCGGCGCCGTCGCGTCAGGACCCTGGAGTAGGCTGGCGGAGAATCGGAGCGATCCGCACCGGAGACGATGTCAGCCTCGACGGCACCCCCGTGCCGGCGAGCGGTTTCAGCCATTTCGGGAAGTGA
- a CDS encoding ATP-dependent DNA helicase RecG encodes MRTRLEDNFRPADRKNLAQRGVHSVTDLFRFFPRRYLVPGEHTELGDLPLGETAIIQAEVIKVETRRMKQRKGTITEVIVHDGTQSMKIAFFNQHWLGKALKPGLTVVFGGKVESFRGQLTLASPVWLNRTEDDHEWTPEDLNSPFPIYPAVKKIAQSRLWSSIKTLLTVAGPEEFEDPLPKGLRDAHELPDLRTALEDMHRPRTIDDVERARLRWKWEEALALQTEFAARKAKLADEKATPLLTQGAKSRRFDADLPFTLTASQIRVGEEIAEDMAADRPMHRLLHGDVGSGKTLVALRAMLTAVDSGAQAAMLAPTEVLATQHFHSIQTFLDEQMALSPLLSDDDQVTVALMTGSMPAKERRELALDLVAGNIDLVVGTHALLSESTMFSDLGLIVVDEQHRFGVEQREALRAKGGDTTPHTLVMSATPIPRTVAMTVFADLDISTLKEMPAGPKDIATHVVPIVDHPAWYVRVRERMRQTVEAGKGVFVVFPRIEPTDIEDPESGDVVGQKQGIEDITRKLSETPELAGLTFGLLHGRMSTAEKDRVLADFVGGDIEILVSTTVIEVGVDVARATMMVIIEAENFGVAQLHQLRGRVGRDGSSAMCFLLTEMSAEDESYGRLQAVAETLDGFALAEYDLDSRGEGDVLSGSQWGGSSLRHLSILRDSEMVAEAKTIAEQIVAVDPTLEAVPALKAFIRRVLPEDDAHFIEAG; translated from the coding sequence ATGAGGACCCGGCTCGAAGACAACTTCCGGCCGGCCGATCGGAAGAACCTGGCCCAGCGTGGGGTCCATTCGGTCACCGACCTCTTCCGCTTCTTTCCCCGTCGCTACCTCGTGCCGGGGGAGCACACGGAGCTCGGAGATCTGCCGCTGGGTGAGACCGCGATCATCCAGGCCGAAGTCATCAAGGTCGAGACGCGGCGGATGAAGCAGCGGAAAGGCACGATCACCGAAGTCATCGTCCATGACGGAACACAGTCGATGAAGATTGCGTTCTTCAACCAGCATTGGTTGGGGAAGGCGCTGAAGCCGGGACTGACCGTCGTCTTCGGCGGCAAGGTGGAATCGTTCCGTGGGCAGCTGACCCTGGCGTCTCCGGTGTGGCTCAACCGCACCGAGGATGACCATGAGTGGACTCCCGAGGACCTCAACTCGCCGTTCCCCATCTACCCGGCCGTGAAAAAGATCGCGCAGTCCCGGCTGTGGAGTTCGATCAAGACCCTGCTCACCGTCGCCGGTCCCGAGGAGTTCGAGGATCCGCTGCCGAAGGGGCTGCGGGACGCTCATGAGCTGCCGGATCTGCGCACCGCGCTGGAGGACATGCATCGGCCGCGGACGATCGATGACGTCGAGCGGGCCCGGCTGCGGTGGAAGTGGGAAGAAGCGCTCGCCCTGCAGACCGAGTTCGCCGCCCGAAAGGCGAAGCTGGCTGACGAGAAGGCGACACCGCTGCTGACCCAAGGCGCGAAGAGTCGCCGCTTCGATGCAGACCTGCCCTTCACTCTCACCGCATCCCAGATCAGAGTGGGTGAGGAGATCGCTGAGGACATGGCCGCGGACCGGCCGATGCACCGGCTCCTCCACGGTGATGTCGGCTCCGGTAAGACCCTCGTGGCGCTGCGGGCTATGCTCACCGCGGTCGATTCCGGCGCCCAAGCCGCCATGCTCGCACCCACCGAGGTGCTCGCCACTCAGCATTTCCATTCGATCCAGACTTTCCTCGACGAGCAGATGGCGCTGTCTCCGCTGCTGTCCGATGATGATCAGGTGACAGTGGCGCTGATGACCGGGTCGATGCCGGCGAAGGAGCGTCGCGAACTCGCCCTCGACCTCGTCGCCGGCAACATCGACCTCGTCGTCGGCACGCATGCGCTGCTGTCGGAGTCGACGATGTTCTCCGACCTCGGCCTCATCGTCGTCGACGAACAGCACCGGTTCGGTGTCGAACAGCGGGAAGCGCTGCGGGCCAAGGGCGGGGACACGACCCCGCATACGCTCGTGATGTCGGCGACGCCGATCCCGCGCACCGTGGCGATGACGGTCTTCGCCGACCTCGACATCTCGACTTTGAAGGAGATGCCGGCCGGTCCGAAGGACATCGCCACTCATGTGGTGCCGATCGTCGACCATCCTGCATGGTACGTCCGGGTGCGGGAGCGCATGCGGCAGACCGTCGAGGCGGGGAAGGGAGTCTTCGTCGTCTTCCCGCGAATCGAACCGACGGACATCGAGGATCCGGAATCCGGGGACGTCGTCGGACAGAAGCAGGGCATCGAGGACATCACGCGGAAGCTGTCTGAGACCCCGGAATTGGCTGGTCTGACGTTCGGTCTGCTGCACGGGCGGATGTCGACGGCGGAGAAGGACCGGGTGCTTGCGGACTTCGTCGGAGGCGACATCGAGATCCTCGTCTCGACGACGGTCATCGAGGTCGGCGTCGACGTGGCGCGGGCGACGATGATGGTCATCATCGAAGCCGAGAACTTCGGTGTCGCACAGCTGCACCAGCTGCGCGGACGCGTCGGCCGTGACGGCAGCTCTGCCATGTGCTTCCTGCTCACCGAGATGAGCGCTGAGGATGAGAGCTATGGACGGCTGCAGGCCGTGGCCGAGACGCTCGACGGATTCGCCCTGGCCGAATACGACCTCGACTCCCGCGGCGAAGGCGATGTGCTCAGCGGCTCCCAATGGGGCGGATCCTCGCTGCGGCATCTGTCCATCCTCCGCGACTCCGAGATGGTTGCCGAAGCGAAGACGATCGCCGAGCAGATCGTCGCCGTCGACCCCACCCTCGAGGCGGTGCCTGCGCTCAAGGCCTTCATCAGGCGCGTCCTGCCCGAGGACGACGCGCACTTCATCGAGGCAGGCTGA
- the ehuA gene encoding ectoine/hydroxyectoine ABC transporter ATP-binding protein EhuA, with protein sequence MPPTENTPATSPNPGTPAIEFTDVEKSFGPTTVLKNLNFTVAPGERVTLIGPSGSGKTTILRLVMTLEELTGGYIFVDGQPLTFEERDGKRVELPKKRTREMTTRIGMVFQQFNLFPNMTVLENIIEAPVHVLGKSKADATKEAKELLERVGLADKAEAHPTRLSGGQQQRVAIARALAMNPEILLLDEVTSALDPELVGDVLEVLRDIAETTDITMLLVTHEMQFARDVSHRVMMFDGGQVLEEGPPDQIFNNPQHERTRKFLSSVL encoded by the coding sequence TTGCCACCTACTGAGAACACCCCAGCCACATCGCCCAACCCCGGCACACCGGCGATCGAGTTCACCGACGTGGAGAAGAGCTTCGGTCCGACCACCGTGCTCAAGAATCTCAACTTCACGGTCGCTCCCGGCGAACGCGTCACCCTCATCGGACCCAGCGGTTCGGGCAAGACGACGATCCTGCGCCTGGTGATGACACTTGAAGAGCTCACCGGCGGATACATCTTCGTCGACGGTCAGCCGCTGACGTTCGAAGAGCGCGACGGCAAGCGGGTCGAGCTGCCGAAGAAGCGCACCCGTGAGATGACCACGCGCATCGGCATGGTCTTCCAGCAGTTCAACCTGTTCCCGAACATGACCGTGCTCGAGAACATCATCGAAGCCCCCGTCCACGTGCTCGGCAAGTCCAAGGCCGACGCGACCAAAGAAGCCAAGGAGCTGCTCGAACGCGTGGGCCTGGCCGACAAGGCCGAGGCGCACCCGACTCGCCTCTCCGGCGGTCAGCAGCAGCGTGTGGCGATCGCCCGGGCCCTGGCGATGAACCCGGAGATCCTCCTCCTCGACGAGGTCACCTCGGCGCTCGACCCGGAACTCGTCGGCGACGTGCTCGAAGTGCTGCGCGATATCGCCGAGACCACGGACATCACGATGCTGCTCGTCACCCACGAGATGCAGTTCGCCCGCGACGTCTCACACCGGGTGATGATGTTCGACGGCGGTCAGGTGCTCGAGGAGGGTCCGCCGGATCAGATCTTCAACAACCCGCAGCACGAACGCACCCGCAAGTTCCTCTCCAGCGTGCTCTGA
- a CDS encoding DAK2 domain-containing protein, which produces MSNAISLNGRLAARWARRAVDRLRKERTEIDELNVFPVPDGDTGTNMYHTLRAAYLAVEELTGPVTLPQVVAALAAGAGRGARGNSGLILAVALQGVADALAGVTVATADAMATALETASDRARAAVARPVDGTMLTVLDAMATEARERADDGAELIDVIAAVRERSRSALRETTGQLTVLREAEVVDAGSTGIVELFDLLYATVTGRTPQDSMLAEVARAPKIIHEATADELEIVAILADTPADSLAEDLDRLGGTSIVINAAKVHVHVADETTAATVIDRLGEYGIARLDMEDLRMHEQEGETKLIALVKGTGLLMHTALNGATALTPEVGDLFETMSELVAAEDREVIVIPGSTSALKSLTGLGAHVVRSRNVGTLLSALAVYDPFAPAAEIFADMTEAAAGTRVGTIYSADQLASDPPTGMLPVVAEESAGAGPGTGAGPSGGTAVAAHPAQFYRVFIEGRAKTQSTELRTLVEKLADRLLGAGGELLTVVYGPDCAPEVLDHLRDWIQKSHETVHFQDIAARDSGVLVIMGVE; this is translated from the coding sequence ATGAGCAACGCCATCAGCCTCAACGGTCGTCTGGCCGCGCGCTGGGCCCGCCGCGCGGTCGACCGGCTGCGCAAGGAGCGCACCGAGATCGACGAGCTCAACGTCTTCCCCGTCCCCGACGGCGACACGGGCACGAACATGTACCACACCCTGCGCGCCGCCTACCTCGCCGTCGAAGAGCTCACCGGACCCGTCACCCTCCCCCAGGTCGTCGCCGCACTCGCCGCCGGAGCCGGACGCGGCGCCCGCGGCAACTCCGGACTCATCCTCGCCGTCGCCCTGCAGGGAGTCGCCGATGCCCTGGCCGGGGTCACCGTGGCCACCGCCGACGCCATGGCCACCGCCCTGGAGACCGCCTCCGACCGGGCCCGGGCCGCCGTCGCCCGCCCCGTCGACGGCACCATGCTCACCGTGCTCGACGCCATGGCCACCGAGGCCCGCGAGCGCGCCGACGACGGAGCCGAGCTGATCGACGTCATCGCGGCCGTGCGCGAACGCTCCCGGTCGGCCCTGCGGGAGACCACCGGACAGCTCACCGTGCTGCGCGAGGCCGAGGTCGTCGACGCCGGATCGACGGGAATCGTCGAACTCTTCGACCTCCTCTACGCCACCGTCACCGGCCGCACCCCGCAGGATTCGATGCTCGCCGAGGTGGCCCGCGCACCGAAGATCATCCACGAAGCCACCGCGGACGAACTCGAGATCGTCGCCATCCTCGCTGATACCCCCGCGGACTCGCTCGCCGAGGATCTCGACCGCCTCGGCGGGACCTCCATCGTCATCAACGCGGCCAAGGTCCACGTCCACGTCGCCGACGAGACGACCGCCGCGACCGTCATCGACCGCCTCGGCGAATATGGGATCGCCCGGCTCGATATGGAAGACCTGCGGATGCACGAGCAGGAAGGGGAGACGAAGCTCATCGCCCTGGTCAAGGGCACGGGGCTGCTCATGCACACTGCGCTCAACGGAGCCACGGCGCTGACTCCGGAGGTGGGGGACCTGTTCGAGACGATGTCCGAACTCGTCGCCGCCGAGGACCGGGAGGTCATCGTCATCCCCGGCTCCACCTCGGCGCTGAAGTCCCTGACCGGGCTGGGCGCGCATGTCGTGCGCTCCCGCAACGTCGGCACCCTGCTCTCGGCACTGGCCGTCTACGATCCCTTTGCTCCGGCGGCGGAGATCTTCGCGGACATGACCGAAGCCGCCGCGGGCACGAGAGTGGGCACGATCTATTCGGCCGATCAGCTCGCCTCCGACCCGCCGACCGGCATGCTGCCGGTCGTTGCCGAGGAGAGCGCGGGCGCGGGTCCGGGCACGGGTGCTGGCCCGAGCGGGGGCACGGCGGTGGCGGCTCATCCGGCGCAGTTCTACCGGGTCTTCATCGAAGGCCGCGCGAAGACCCAGAGCACGGAGCTGCGGACCTTGGTCGAGAAGCTCGCCGATCGGCTGCTCGGGGCCGGGGGAGAGCTGCTCACCGTCGTTTACGGACCCGACTGCGCACCCGAAGTGCTCGACCATCTGCGGGACTGGATCCAGAAGTCACATGAGACCGTCCACTTCCAGGACATCGCTGCCCGAGACTCCGGGGTGCTCGTGATCATGGGGGTCGAATGA